In Candidatus Stygibacter australis, a genomic segment contains:
- a CDS encoding tandem-95 repeat protein, translating to ERVIVSDDILITVTPVNDAPVLNLPANISFDEDTTTILDLGLYANDVDGDALTALLINSNNIDVEFNGLIATFSSPLNWFGSENVTIGVTDGIVYPPISDVLTVLVNPVNDAPELVLPDELSFAEDESLIIDFSLYLEDVDSEDFIMTIDATEDLFYTINGLNAIITATQDWNGTGNIDVDISDLSGGIASDNMDIIVTPVNDPPFINVQIPDPYTVDEDFEDVTLNLDDYYQDVDGDYLSYEIDFNENNIQIDLTGSIATISSIPNWFGETTIMITVSDNQNRDEINDSFLLIVNSVNDTPTLDLPDEVIFNEDGTLAFDVSEYAYDVEGDDLVCVLTGNTEVIANIFGMTIIFTATPDWNGSEIVSIFVDDQQGREIFREDMAVTVNPVNDPPVIVSFEPVETEIDTLQHSTLDFHVEVTDIDSEPSYSWRVNTQPVGDDLPDFSYLFDVDGTFVVRCIITDEDYSYNITWTVYVEETENNGVEIIPAVTAIIGNYPNPFNPETSLEFAVSSAQNIRIDVYNSRGQHVKTLVDREYLTGIHKVIWDGKDRGNHSQPSGIYYFRMISESGSDISKALLLK from the coding sequence AGGAAAGAGTTATTGTTTCAGATGACATCCTGATCACAGTAACTCCAGTTAATGATGCTCCAGTCTTGAACCTGCCAGCCAATATCAGTTTTGATGAGGATACCACAACAATACTTGATTTAGGATTATATGCAAATGACGTAGACGGAGATGCGCTGACAGCATTATTGATTAATTCTAATAATATCGATGTAGAATTTAATGGTCTGATTGCTACTTTCTCTTCCCCTCTGAACTGGTTTGGAAGCGAAAATGTTACTATTGGAGTGACAGATGGAATAGTATATCCACCAATTTCAGATGTGTTAACAGTACTGGTAAATCCGGTGAACGATGCACCGGAACTTGTCCTGCCGGATGAGTTATCTTTTGCTGAGGATGAAAGCTTAATAATTGATTTCTCCCTGTATCTGGAAGATGTTGATAGCGAAGATTTCATTATGACCATTGATGCTACTGAAGACCTTTTCTATACAATTAATGGACTGAATGCAATTATCACTGCGACTCAGGACTGGAATGGCACTGGTAACATAGATGTAGATATCAGTGATCTATCAGGAGGAATTGCAAGTGATAATATGGATATAATAGTTACTCCAGTTAATGACCCACCATTTATTAATGTTCAGATTCCTGATCCATATACAGTAGATGAGGACTTTGAAGATGTAACCCTGAATCTGGATGATTATTATCAAGATGTGGATGGAGACTATCTGAGTTATGAAATTGATTTTAATGAAAACAATATTCAGATAGATCTAACAGGCTCAATAGCTACGATCTCATCTATTCCGAACTGGTTTGGTGAAACTACTATTATGATCACAGTAAGTGATAATCAGAATCGAGATGAGATAAATGACAGTTTCCTTCTAATAGTAAATTCCGTAAATGATACACCTACATTAGATTTACCTGATGAGGTGATTTTCAATGAAGATGGCACTCTTGCCTTTGATGTAAGCGAATATGCTTATGACGTGGAAGGTGATGATCTTGTGTGTGTATTAACTGGAAATACTGAGGTTATTGCTAATATCTTTGGTATGACGATAATATTCACTGCAACACCAGACTGGAATGGTAGCGAAATTGTTTCGATATTTGTTGATGATCAACAGGGACGAGAAATTTTCCGTGAAGACATGGCAGTAACGGTGAATCCAGTAAATGATCCTCCAGTGATAGTATCATTTGAACCAGTTGAGACTGAAATTGATACCTTACAGCATTCTACTTTGGATTTCCATGTAGAAGTTACGGATATTGACAGTGAACCTTCATACAGCTGGAGAGTAAATACTCAACCAGTTGGTGATGATCTTCCTGATTTTTCATATCTGTTTGATGTGGATGGTACTTTTGTAGTTCGCTGCATAATTACTGATGAAGATTACTCATATAATATTACCTGGACTGTGTATGTGGAAGAAACAGAAAATAATGGTGTGGAAATTATACCTGCTGTAACGGCAATAATTGGTAATTATCCAAATCCATTTAATCCTGAAACTTCCTTAGAATTTGCGGTCAGCTCAGCTCAGAATATCAGAATTGATGTTTATAATTCAAGAGGACAGCATGTGAAGACTCTCGTGGATAGAGAATATCTTACTGGTATACACAAAGTGATCTGGGATGGAAAGGATCGTGGTAATCATTCACAACCGAGTGGTATTTATTACTTCCGAATGATCTCTGAATCGGGATCTGATATTAGTAAGGCTCTGCTATTGAAATAG